A genomic stretch from Myxocyprinus asiaticus isolate MX2 ecotype Aquarium Trade chromosome 24, UBuf_Myxa_2, whole genome shotgun sequence includes:
- the stk38a gene encoding serine/threonine-protein kinase 38 isoform X2, producing MKRTAAHWMFFGTIKRIRRSEHARKETEFLRLKRTRLGLEDFESLKVIGRGAFGEVRLVQKKDTGHVYAMKILRKADMLEKEQVGHIRAERDILVEADSLWVVKMFYSFQDKMNLYLIMEFLPGGDMMTLLMKKDTLTEEATQFYIAETVLAINSIHQLGFIHRDIKPDNLLLDSRGHVKLSDFGLCTGLKKAHRTEFYRNLNHSLPNDFTLQNMNSKRKAETWKRNRRQLAFSTVGTPDYIAPEVFMQNGYNKLCDWWSLGVIMYEMLIGYPPFCSETPQETYRKVMNWRETLTFPPEVPISEKAKDLILRFCCESEHRIGATGVEEIKSNHFFEGVDYDHIRERPAAIPIEIKSIDDTSNFDEFPDSDILQPSAPVVSNHTEADLKSKDWVFINYTYKRFEGLTARGGIPSYMRTGKR from the exons ATGAAGAG aactgctgcacactggatgttttttggcaccatt AAGCGTATCCGGCGGTCTGAGCATGCCAGGAAAGAGACCGAGTTTCTCCGTCTCAAACGAACACGGCTTGGACTAGAGGACTTTGAGTCACTCAAAGTGATTGGTCGTGGAGCTTTTGGAGAG GTGCGTCTAGTTCAGAAGAAGGACACGGGCCATGTTTATGCCATGAAAATTTTACGTAAGGCTGATATGCTTGAGAAAGAACAG GTTGGTCATATTCGAGCAGAAAGGGATATTCTTGTAGAGGCAGACAGTCTGTGGGTGGTCAAGATGTTCTACAGCTTTCAGGATAAGATGAACCTCTACCTCATCATGGAGTTTCTGCCTGGAG GTGATATGATGACTCTGTTGATGAAGAAAGACACTTTAACAGAGGAGGCAACACAGTTCTATATTGCTGAAACGGTGCTGGCTATTAATTCCATTCACCAGCTGGGCTTCATTCACAGAGACATCAAACCAGACAACCTGCTGCTGGACTCAAGA GGCCATGTGAAGTTGTCTGATTTTGGCTTATGCACTGGTCTAAAGAAAGCTCACCGCACAGAATTCTACAGAAACCTCAATCACAGTCTTCCAAATGACTTCA CCTTACAAAACATGAATTCAAAGAGAAAAGCAGAAACATGGAAGAGGAATAGAAGACAGCTG GCCTTTTCAACTGTTGGAACCCCTGACTACATCGCCCCAGAAGTGTTTATGCAAAACGGATATAACAAGCTCTGTGATTGGTGGAGTCTGGGGGTCATTATGTATGAAATGCTGATAG GTTACCCTCCATTTTGCTCAGAAACACCTCAGGAGACTTACAGGAAGGTGATGAACTGGCGGGAAACTTTGACCTTTCCTCCTGAGGTCCCAATTTCAGAGAAGGCCAAAGATCTCATCCTCAG GTTCTGTTGTGAGAGTGAGCACAGGattggagccactggagtggaaGAGATAAAGAGTAACCATTTTTTTGAGGGGGTGGACTATGACCATATCAG GGAGAGACCTGCAGCCATTCCAATTGAGATCAAAAGTATTGACGACACCTCCAACTTTGACGAGTTCCCTGATTCAGACATTCTCCAGCCTTCTG CTCCTGTTGTATCCAACCACACTGAGGCTGATCTAAAGAGTAAAGATTGGGTGTTCATCAACTATACATATAAGCGCTTTGAGGGGTTGACCGCACGAGGAGGCATTCCATCATACATGAGAACTGGGAAGAGATAG
- the stk38a gene encoding serine/threonine-protein kinase 38 isoform X1 — MAMTSQTSCSSMSNHTKERVTVAKVTLENFYSNLISQHEEREMRQQKLEKVMDQEGLADEEKRIRRSEHARKETEFLRLKRTRLGLEDFESLKVIGRGAFGEVRLVQKKDTGHVYAMKILRKADMLEKEQVGHIRAERDILVEADSLWVVKMFYSFQDKMNLYLIMEFLPGGDMMTLLMKKDTLTEEATQFYIAETVLAINSIHQLGFIHRDIKPDNLLLDSRGHVKLSDFGLCTGLKKAHRTEFYRNLNHSLPNDFTLQNMNSKRKAETWKRNRRQLAFSTVGTPDYIAPEVFMQNGYNKLCDWWSLGVIMYEMLIGYPPFCSETPQETYRKVMNWRETLTFPPEVPISEKAKDLILRFCCESEHRIGATGVEEIKSNHFFEGVDYDHIRERPAAIPIEIKSIDDTSNFDEFPDSDILQPSAPVVSNHTEADLKSKDWVFINYTYKRFEGLTARGGIPSYMRTGKR, encoded by the exons GCAGCAGAAGTTGGAGAAGGTCATGGATCAAGAGGGACTAGCTGATGAAGAG AAGCGTATCCGGCGGTCTGAGCATGCCAGGAAAGAGACCGAGTTTCTCCGTCTCAAACGAACACGGCTTGGACTAGAGGACTTTGAGTCACTCAAAGTGATTGGTCGTGGAGCTTTTGGAGAG GTGCGTCTAGTTCAGAAGAAGGACACGGGCCATGTTTATGCCATGAAAATTTTACGTAAGGCTGATATGCTTGAGAAAGAACAG GTTGGTCATATTCGAGCAGAAAGGGATATTCTTGTAGAGGCAGACAGTCTGTGGGTGGTCAAGATGTTCTACAGCTTTCAGGATAAGATGAACCTCTACCTCATCATGGAGTTTCTGCCTGGAG GTGATATGATGACTCTGTTGATGAAGAAAGACACTTTAACAGAGGAGGCAACACAGTTCTATATTGCTGAAACGGTGCTGGCTATTAATTCCATTCACCAGCTGGGCTTCATTCACAGAGACATCAAACCAGACAACCTGCTGCTGGACTCAAGA GGCCATGTGAAGTTGTCTGATTTTGGCTTATGCACTGGTCTAAAGAAAGCTCACCGCACAGAATTCTACAGAAACCTCAATCACAGTCTTCCAAATGACTTCA CCTTACAAAACATGAATTCAAAGAGAAAAGCAGAAACATGGAAGAGGAATAGAAGACAGCTG GCCTTTTCAACTGTTGGAACCCCTGACTACATCGCCCCAGAAGTGTTTATGCAAAACGGATATAACAAGCTCTGTGATTGGTGGAGTCTGGGGGTCATTATGTATGAAATGCTGATAG GTTACCCTCCATTTTGCTCAGAAACACCTCAGGAGACTTACAGGAAGGTGATGAACTGGCGGGAAACTTTGACCTTTCCTCCTGAGGTCCCAATTTCAGAGAAGGCCAAAGATCTCATCCTCAG GTTCTGTTGTGAGAGTGAGCACAGGattggagccactggagtggaaGAGATAAAGAGTAACCATTTTTTTGAGGGGGTGGACTATGACCATATCAG GGAGAGACCTGCAGCCATTCCAATTGAGATCAAAAGTATTGACGACACCTCCAACTTTGACGAGTTCCCTGATTCAGACATTCTCCAGCCTTCTG CTCCTGTTGTATCCAACCACACTGAGGCTGATCTAAAGAGTAAAGATTGGGTGTTCATCAACTATACATATAAGCGCTTTGAGGGGTTGACCGCACGAGGAGGCATTCCATCATACATGAGAACTGGGAAGAGATAG
- the tmem81 gene encoding transmembrane protein 81 — protein MTLSALWLVLFYWTVLHSPCDCSTLTKADLQELENINTWVITRSFPCSATCGLGLRTQELCPIGGTRNFSTAACKLRTIRCLDTWQCGLKTQTVIAGQRLELDCLEEVMEAIGRFAFVVSWRFARGVITSDNSLFIRYEALSLDKVVLDPLREEDSGTYRCDVLDTGKRRVKRMYKGVKVLSPNMLSLDFTKGLIHWENPESLWPNITTTTTRKPYPSSTVRNMVLVSLSISVAITAVIFLFLWAFYRKRPAQLLHDSL, from the coding sequence ATGACCCTCTCAGCGCTTTGGCTGGTGTTGTTCTACTGGACAGTCCTGCACTCCCCCTGTGACTGCAGCACTTTAACCAAAGCCGACCTGCAAGAACTGGAGAACATCAACACCTGGGTCATTACCCGCAGCTTTCCCTGCAGTGCCACCTGCGGGCTTGGCCTCCGAACTCAGGAGCTCTGCCCTATTGGTGGCACCAGAAACTTCTCCACTGCAGCATGCAAACTGCGGACTATCCGCTGCCTCGACACCTGGCAGTGTGGACTGAAGACCCAAACGGTGATTGCTGGTCAGCGGCTTGAGCTTGACTGTCTAGAAGAAGTGATGGAAGCCATAGGTCGCTTTGCCTTTGTGGTGTCTTGGCGCTTTGCCCGTGGAGTGATCACCTCTGATAACTCACTGTTTATCCGCTATGAAGCTCTGAGTCTAGACAAGGTGGTACTAGACCCTCTCAGAGAAGAGGATTCCGGGACATATCGttgtgacgtactggacactgGTAAACGAAGAGTGAAAAGAATGTACAAAGGAGTGAAGGTGTTATCTCCCAACATGCTAAGTTTGGACTTTACTAAAGGTCTGATTCATTGGGAAAACCCTGAGAGCCTGTGGCCTAACAtaaccaccaccaccacaagaAAACCATATCCAAGCAGCACTGTCCGCAACATGGTGCTGGTAAGCCTGTCCATATCCGTTGCAATCACGGCGGTCATCTTTCTATTCTTGTGGGCTTTTTACAGAAAAAGACCAGCTCAACTTCTCCATGACAGTTTATAA